The following are encoded in a window of Ricinus communis isolate WT05 ecotype wild-type chromosome 4, ASM1957865v1, whole genome shotgun sequence genomic DNA:
- the LOC8264680 gene encoding uncharacterized protein LOC8264680, protein MRYRRLTHKQANCQTSNMFQFIRELNRIYDDENKDDMPVYKSFEFLDNSQELKGFKENEINNLKLINAKEEDGVVRNHGGTEGFMESEDPLHRAGFPKCPTNESQEDKGRKKIYVKRDVEDYDMPEMVAFFEDSNYHLFKHISRDNESAFQDDSLIEDYELDRYNLSSILNNDDVESYDSTEATLERLSCITNELQLVAEDVSKNEQHLCRRFWMEDDEDSEDEIDEIDDALFDCPAETIHLIKHARKNKQNSKKPIMEDTEDFNGRASVCTDNPAEKFLYSSYKRLTMADEEDFDGTDSVWIDNPTKRILHKIHPIKEIPSKESALSNSSSSSATEAEQNYCATSDACLKSEEKSTNSNTETAASKQAAALDCGQVLEAEKPESGMSSESPKTSSQSLINQYCDEDSSSDPPSGPIEHSGSIPNSGSVRSSSSNTSACSFAFPVLASEWSGSPVKMVNTDKKQWPPTPIAKRKQLKRPPRWRLLVCCKSITEE, encoded by the exons ATGAGATATAGAAGGCTGACTCACAAGCAAGCCAATTGTCAAACATCAAACATGTTCCAGTTTATAAGAGAACTTAATAGGATCTATGACGATGAAAATAAAG ATGATATGCCTGTTTACAAGTCTTTTGAATTCCTTGATAACTCTCAGGAGTTAAAAGGGTTCAAAgagaatgaaataaataatctcaaactgaTCAATGCAAAGGAGGAGGATGGAGTCGTCAGGAACCATGGAGGAACTGAAGGTTTCATGGAATCGGAGGACCCATTACATAGAGCAGGATTTCCTAAATGTCCTACAAATGAATCACAAGAAgacaaaggaagaaaaaagatttatgTTAAAAGGGATGTAGAAGATTATGACATGCCAGAGATGGTTGCATTTTTTGAAGACAGCAATTATCATTTGTTCAAGCATATTTCCAGGGATAATGAATCAGCTTTCCAGGATGACTCTTTGATTGAAGATTATGAGTTGGATAGATATAACCTCTCTTCCATACTTAACAATGACGATGTGGAAAGTTATGATTCGACTGAAGCAACTCTAGAAAGATTGTCATGTATTACAAATGAATTACAACTAGTGGCGGAAGATGTCAGCAAGAATGAGCAACACTTATGCAGAAGGTTTTGGATGGAAGACGATGAAGATTCCGAAGATGAAATAGATGAAATAGATGATGCTTTGTTTGACTGTCCTGCTGAAACAATTCACCTTATTAAGCATGCTCgcaaaaataagcaaaattCGAAGAAGCCGATAATGGAAGACACAGAAGATTTTAATGGAAGAGCTTCTGTTTGTACTGATAATCCTGCAGAAAAGTTTTTATACAGTAGTTATAAGAGGTTGACAATGGCAGATGAAGAAGATTTTGATGGAACAGACAGTGTTTGGATTGATAATCCTACTAAAAGGATTCTACACAAAATTCACCCAATTAAAGAG ATTCCAAGCAAGGAATCAGCATTATCAAACTCTTCGTCATCATCCGCAACTGAAGCAGAGCAAAACTACTGCGCTACAAGTGACGCCTGCCTCAAAAGTGAGGAGAAGAGTACTAATAGCAACACTGAGACTGCGGCATCTAAACAAGCTGCTGCATTGGATTGTGGTCAGGTTCTTGAAGCTGAAAAACCTGAAAGTGGGATGTCATCAGAGAGCCCGAAAACTTCAAGTCAAAGCTTGATTAATCAATATTGTGATGAAGATTCCAGTTCTGATCCTCCCTCAGGCCCGATTGAACACTCAGGTTCAATACCAAATTCTGGCAGCGTCCGTTCAAGTAGCAGTAATACCAGCGCTTGTTCTTTTGCGTTCCCCGT ATTAGCCTCAGAATGGTCTGGTAGCCCTGTAAAAATGGTAAATACTGACAAGAAACAATGGCCACCGACGCCAATTGCTAAACGGAAACAATTGAAAAGGCCACCGCGTTGGAGACTACTCGTCTGCTGTAAATCCATCACAGAAGAGTGA
- the LOC8264681 gene encoding protein MICROTUBULE BINDING PROTEIN 2C, producing MYDPNQHFVDLQENSSFGDTKSWLLDDDDKNNNSSPTLRLTHSNSASTAGTTGNIDPVLFNNIVEMVPLIESLIHRKGNSSFTRRGSMIYTKTPSRDSLYKKMTDPKGRNASQSIPTKKKKEHGDKDRGKSGGNNQDSDNFSIFSSRSLASEKDIEELVTLREQVEDLQRKLAEKDELLKSAEISKNQMNDVHGKLDELKHQAAEKDSLIKSIQLQLSDAKIKLADRQAALEKIRWEAMTSNTKVEKLQEELDSKQGDISSMMLLFEGLTNESTKIAEDYDVNPRYLDYLPDIDDMDDIEMQEMEEARQAYIAAVATAKEKQDEESIAAAASARLHLQSFVLRSNGRNAGNVYLNGGVSPSYRAYVH from the exons ATGTATGATCCTAATCAACATTTCGTAGATTTGCAAGAGAATTCAAGTTTCGGAGACACAAAATCTTGGCTTTTAGACGACGACGACAAAAACAACAACTCTTCCCCAACACTGCGACTAACTCACTCCAATTCCGCATCCACCGCTGGCACAACGGGAAATATCGATCCTGTTCTCTTCAATAATATCGTCGAGATGGTCCCTCTCATCGAATCCCTCATT CATCGGAAAGGAAATAGTTCATTTACCCGGCGAGGTTCGATGATTTACACGAAGACGCCTTCTAGAGATTCTTTATACaaaaag ATGACTGATCCAAAAGGGAGGAATGCCAGTCAGTCCATtccaacaaaaaagaaaaaagaacatgGAGACAAGGACCGAGGTAAGAGTGGAGGTAATAATCAGGATTCTGACAACTTCTCAATTTTTTCTTCAAGGTCTTTGGCTTCTGAAAAGGACATAGAAGAGTTAGTCACGTTGAGGGAACAAGTGGAAGATCTGCAGAGGAAGTTAGCAGAGAAAGATGAACTTCTGAAATCTGCAGAAATTTCGAAGAATCAGATGAATGATGTTCATGGAAAACTTGATGAGCTGAAACACCAGGCTGCAGAGAAAGATTCCTTAATCAAGTCTATTCAACTACAACTTTCTGATGCAAag ATTAAGCTTGCAGACAGGCAAGCTGCCCTAGAAAAGATACGATGGGAAGCAATGACCTCCAATACGAAAGTGGAGAAGCTCCAGGAAGAGCTAGATTCTAAACAAGGAGACATTTCATCAATGATGCTGTTATTTGAAGGCTTGACAAACGAGTCAACAAAAATTGCTGAAGATTATGATGTCAATCCTCGTTATTTAGATTATCTTCCAGATATC GATGATATGGATGACATAGAGATGCAAGAAATGGAAGAAGCAAGACAAGCTTACATTGCTGCCGTTGCTACTGCAAAGGAAAAGCAAGATGAAGAATCCATTGCTGCTGCAGCCAGTGCTAGATTGCATCTTCAGTCTTTTGTCTTGAGATCCAATGGTAGAAATGCTGGCAATGTTTATTTGAATGGCGGGGTTTCACCTTCTTATAGAGCATATGTACATTAG
- the LOC8264682 gene encoding protein BREAKING OF ASYMMETRY IN THE STOMATAL LINEAGE isoform X2, whose protein sequence is MSTPWTFRDLVSCFLGCRFPLDDEQPQVPIKNMGIEIKNDMRSNKDNKKLSRQNRCRKERHDDRDNAAVENKSNDTSWPHFQEEDYIVFCFREDGAFDVVKDCKSDALDRVDSANKSPRLVSRMLKYGEVAETVRNSSHWKRSNDSCLRSGIDEEGEEKHCSNLDTKSRCVTRSRQFGEIENGGIALSVESSDSNNSDSSKGSFSFPVLHWELMGSPVQMPRSESLYIRKHKASCARFQCCRF, encoded by the exons ATGTCCACACCATGGACATTTAGAGACTTGGTCTCTTGTTTCTTGGGATGCAGATTCCCTTTAG ATGATGAACAGCCTCAAGTACCAATCAAGAACATGGGCATTGAAATCAAGAATGATATGAGAAGCAATAAGGATAACAAGAAATTGTCAAGGCAAAATAGATGCAGAAAGGAAAGACATGATGATAGAGACAATGCTGCAGTGGAAAATAAAAGCAATGACACAAGCTGGCCACATTTTCAAGAAGAGGACTATATAGTTTTCTGTTTTAGAGAAGATGGTGCCTTCGATGTCGTCAAAGATTGCAAGTCAGATGCATTGGATCGCGTTGATTCTGCCAACAAAAGCCCGCGACTTGTCAGTAGAATG CTTAAATATGGTGAGGTTGCAGAAACAGTTAGAAATAGCAGCCATTGGAAAAGATCAAATGATTCATGCTTGAGAAGCGGAATTGACGAAGAG GGTGAGGAAAAACATTGCAGCAACCTGGATACAAAGTCACGTTGTGTTACAAGGAGCCGCCAATTCGGAGAAATCGAAAATGGTGGGATAGCACTCTCTGTGGAATCCAGTGATTCTAATAACTCAGATAGCAGCAAAGGATCTTTTTCCTTCCCTGT ATTGCACTGGGAGCTGATGGGCAGTCCTGTACAAATGCCAAGATCAGAGAGTCTCTATATAAGGAAGCATAAGGCCTCTTGTGCCCGTTTTCAGTGTTGTAGATTCTAA
- the LOC8264682 gene encoding protein BREAKING OF ASYMMETRY IN THE STOMATAL LINEAGE isoform X1, which yields MSTPWTFRDLVSCFLGCRFPLDDEQPQVPIKNMGIEIKNDMRSNKDNKKLSRQNRCRKERHDDRDNAAVENKSNDTSWPHFQEEDYIVFCFREDGAFDVVKDCKSDALDRVDSANKSPRLVSRMQLKYGEVAETVRNSSHWKRSNDSCLRSGIDEEGEEKHCSNLDTKSRCVTRSRQFGEIENGGIALSVESSDSNNSDSSKGSFSFPVLHWELMGSPVQMPRSESLYIRKHKASCARFQCCRF from the exons ATGTCCACACCATGGACATTTAGAGACTTGGTCTCTTGTTTCTTGGGATGCAGATTCCCTTTAG ATGATGAACAGCCTCAAGTACCAATCAAGAACATGGGCATTGAAATCAAGAATGATATGAGAAGCAATAAGGATAACAAGAAATTGTCAAGGCAAAATAGATGCAGAAAGGAAAGACATGATGATAGAGACAATGCTGCAGTGGAAAATAAAAGCAATGACACAAGCTGGCCACATTTTCAAGAAGAGGACTATATAGTTTTCTGTTTTAGAGAAGATGGTGCCTTCGATGTCGTCAAAGATTGCAAGTCAGATGCATTGGATCGCGTTGATTCTGCCAACAAAAGCCCGCGACTTGTCAGTAGAATG CAGCTTAAATATGGTGAGGTTGCAGAAACAGTTAGAAATAGCAGCCATTGGAAAAGATCAAATGATTCATGCTTGAGAAGCGGAATTGACGAAGAG GGTGAGGAAAAACATTGCAGCAACCTGGATACAAAGTCACGTTGTGTTACAAGGAGCCGCCAATTCGGAGAAATCGAAAATGGTGGGATAGCACTCTCTGTGGAATCCAGTGATTCTAATAACTCAGATAGCAGCAAAGGATCTTTTTCCTTCCCTGT ATTGCACTGGGAGCTGATGGGCAGTCCTGTACAAATGCCAAGATCAGAGAGTCTCTATATAAGGAAGCATAAGGCCTCTTGTGCCCGTTTTCAGTGTTGTAGATTCTAA
- the LOC8264683 gene encoding dirigent protein 22, with amino-acid sequence MALETKLVLLFAFLLFSVSHTEALKSKITRVQFYMHDIVGGPNPTAVPVAGRTNFTSQDPIAASFGSIFVIDNPLTVSPDPNSTVVGRAQGIYAMSSQQKEFSLLMTLTYGFITGPYNGSTFSVVGRNPVMSEVREMPVVGGTGIFRLARGYCMARTHSMDQMDAIIGYNVTLLHY; translated from the coding sequence ATGGCGCTAGAAACCAAACTTGTGCTCCTCTttgcatttcttttgttttctgttAGCCATACAGAGGCCTTAAAgtccaagatcacccgtgtgCAATTCTACATGCATGATATTGTTGGTGGCCCGAATCCAACTGCTGTTCCGGTCGCAGGCAGGACCAACTTCACGAGCCAAGACCCAATTGCAGCTTCCTTCGGGTCCATTTTCGTGATTGACAATCCACTCACGGTCTCGCCCGACCCGAATTCTACGGTGGTAGGTCGTGCGCAAGGGATATATGCCATGTCGTCCCAACAAAAAGAGTTCAGTCTCCTCATGACACTGACATATGGGTTCATTACTGGACCATACAATGGTAGCACATTTAGCGTAGTTGGCCGCAATCCGGTAATGAGCGAGGTGAGGGAGATGCCGGTAGTAGGTGGCACCGGAATATTCCGGCTAGCCCGTGGGTACTGCATGGCAAGGACCCACTCAATGGATCAAATGGATGCAATTATAGGATACAATGTGACTTTGTTACATTACTGA